From one Lolium rigidum isolate FL_2022 chromosome 4, APGP_CSIRO_Lrig_0.1, whole genome shotgun sequence genomic stretch:
- the LOC124705564 gene encoding exportin-4-like: protein MGPVAGCLVENASRSDLKSVAHQPDVIYMVCCLLERLRGAARATQPRTQRVLFEMGHTVMNSLLTLLEVYKNQPEVIYMILKFVVDFIDGQAVFLDGKETSVLMSFCLRLLQIYSSHNIGKVMLSLSSTLRSESQSEKYKDLRALLRLLTNICSKDLVGFLSDSNIEGSPDIAEVIYVGLDIVTPLISLDLLKYPKLSRDYFILMSHLLEVYPEKVAHLNRDAFGRIIGSLEFGLRNQDSDVVERCLAAVNALASYHFKERIGGRGGLSSQLMESEGSNGKLQESISSHFLRLLLQLLLFEDFRMELAGSAADALLPLLFCEQELYQRLVHELLEKQQNPTVKSRLAVAFHNLTSSNNLSSTLDRPNRQKFRKNLRTFLGEVSSFMQIK from the exons ATGGGACCAGTCGCAGGATGCCTAGTAGAAAATGCTAGCAGGAGTGATCTCAAATCTGTTGCACATCAACCAGATGTTATCTACATG GTCTGTTGCCTATTGGAAAGGCTAAGAGGAGCTGCTAGAGCTACTCAGCCTCGCACTCAAAGGGTTCTGTTTGAGATGGGTCATACCGTGATGAACTCACTCTTGACTCTTCTGGAAGTGTACAAAAATCAG CCTGAAGTCATATACATGATACTCAAGTTCGTGGTTGACTTCATTGATGGTCAAGCTGTATTCCTGGATGGTAAGGAGACATCAGTCTTGATGAGCTTTTGCTTACGACTGCTCCAGATATACTCCTCGCATAATATTGGAAAG GTAATGCTCTCTCTGTCTTCAACTCTGCGCAGTGAGTCACAATCTGAAAAATACAAGGATCTGCGTGCTTTGCTTCGGCTTTTAACAAATATATGCTCCAAGGATTTG GTGGGTTTCCTATCTGATAGCAACATTGAGGGCTCCCCAGATATTGCAGAG GTCATCTATGTTGGTCTTGATATTGTGACTCCCTTGATATCTTTGGACCTTCTTAAGTACCCTAAACTCAGTCGTGAT TATTTTATACTGATGTCACACTTGTTGGAAGTGTACCCTGAGAAGGTTGCTCACTTAAACAGGGATGCTTTTGGAAGAATTATTGGCAGTCTTGAATTTGGCCTGCGCAATCAG GATAGCGATGTTGTTGAGAGGTGCCTGGCAGCAGTAAATGCTCTTGCTTCATACCATTTCAAAGAAAGAattggagggagaggaggacTTAGTTCACAGCTTATGGAATCTGAAGGATCGAATGGCAAGCTACAGGAAAGCATATCAAGTCACTTCTTGAGGCTTCTCCTGCAATTACTTCTGTTTGAAGATTTTAG aatggaatTAGCAGGGTCTGCTGCAGATGCTTTGCTTCCTTTGCTTTTCTGTGAACAGGAGCTATATCAG AGACTGGTCCATGAGTTGCTTGAGAAACAGCAGAATCCGACTGTGAAATCAAGGCTGGCAGTTGCTTTCCATAATCTTACAAGCTCTAACAATCTCTCAAGCACGCTTGACCGTCCAAATCGGCAGAAATTCAGGAAAAATCTCCGTACTTTCTTAGGCGAGGTCTCAAGCTTCATGCAGATAAAGTAA